A part of Brachybacterium faecium DSM 4810 genomic DNA contains:
- a CDS encoding dolichyl-phosphate-mannose--protein O-mannosyl transferase (PFAM: Dolichyl-phosphate-mannose-protein mannosyltransferase), translating to MRVPTEEEETPHAHRAAVEDEPRAVLDSYRRRLHTFDLPLSRVAWAGAMALFGLALVLRLWGLGSIDELIFDETYYVKDGYTITQQGVEMAWPDEPDAAFEAGDVDSYEADGSYVVHPPLGKWVIGAGMLLLGPENPWGWRISSAVLGAVAVLLLARIGRRLFRSTTAGLIAGLLLAIDGESLVHSRTSLLDPFVMVFALAAFGALLIDRDRFRERLALASARLHTSGEAPPRLGISAGVRPWRLVAGLLLGMACSVKWSGLYFVAVFGIMTVLWDWWARRTAAQRDWLLGGLLRDAIPAFFAMVGTALVTYVASYAGWFASAVGYNRHLAAEKGVATGNGVIDSLHSLWLYHVQAYSFHVGLDSEHPYAAHPAGWLLQLRPTNFYYRSYEYGEQGCEVAKCGAHILSVGNPLIWWLGTLALLVTVLCAVVRRDGRAWAALSGILAGYVPWLLYADRTIFTFYTVAFAPWLMLCLAYVMTLLIGSARVDVEGRLAGALFVGSLLVLIVLVSAFFWPIWSGQVLDLDQWRYRMWLPSWT from the coding sequence GTGCGGGTGCCCACGGAGGAGGAAGAGACACCCCACGCCCATCGCGCCGCCGTCGAGGACGAGCCGCGCGCCGTGCTCGACTCCTACCGGCGACGCCTGCACACCTTCGACCTGCCCCTCTCCCGGGTCGCCTGGGCCGGGGCGATGGCGCTGTTCGGCCTCGCGCTGGTGCTGCGGCTGTGGGGCCTCGGATCGATCGACGAGCTGATCTTCGACGAGACGTACTACGTCAAGGACGGCTACACGATCACCCAGCAGGGCGTGGAGATGGCCTGGCCCGACGAGCCCGACGCCGCCTTCGAGGCGGGAGACGTCGACTCCTACGAGGCCGACGGCTCGTACGTGGTCCACCCGCCGCTGGGCAAATGGGTGATCGGCGCCGGCATGCTGCTGCTGGGGCCCGAGAACCCGTGGGGCTGGCGGATCTCCTCCGCCGTGCTCGGCGCGGTCGCGGTGCTGCTGCTGGCGAGGATCGGGCGGCGCCTGTTCCGCTCGACCACGGCGGGGCTGATCGCCGGGCTGCTGCTCGCGATCGACGGGGAATCGCTCGTCCACTCGCGCACCAGCCTGCTCGACCCCTTCGTCATGGTCTTCGCCCTCGCGGCCTTCGGGGCTCTGCTCATCGACCGCGATCGCTTCCGGGAACGGCTCGCGCTGGCCAGCGCGAGGCTGCACACGAGCGGCGAGGCGCCGCCGCGGCTCGGGATCTCCGCAGGGGTGCGCCCGTGGCGGCTGGTGGCCGGTCTGCTCCTGGGCATGGCCTGCTCGGTGAAATGGTCCGGGCTGTACTTCGTGGCCGTGTTCGGGATCATGACGGTGCTGTGGGACTGGTGGGCGCGCCGCACCGCCGCCCAGCGGGACTGGCTGCTCGGCGGGCTGCTGCGGGATGCGATCCCGGCCTTCTTCGCGATGGTCGGCACGGCGCTGGTGACCTATGTGGCCTCCTACGCGGGCTGGTTCGCCTCCGCGGTCGGGTACAACCGCCACCTCGCGGCGGAGAAGGGCGTGGCGACCGGCAACGGGGTGATCGACTCCCTGCACTCGCTGTGGCTGTACCACGTCCAGGCGTACTCCTTCCACGTCGGCCTCGACTCCGAGCACCCCTATGCGGCGCATCCGGCGGGCTGGCTGCTGCAGCTGCGGCCCACGAACTTCTACTACCGCTCCTACGAGTACGGGGAGCAGGGCTGCGAGGTCGCCAAGTGCGGCGCGCACATCCTCTCCGTCGGCAACCCGCTGATCTGGTGGCTGGGCACCCTCGCCCTGCTGGTCACGGTGCTGTGCGCGGTGGTGCGGCGGGACGGGCGCGCCTGGGCGGCGCTGTCCGGGATCCTCGCCGGGTACGTGCCGTGGCTGCTGTACGCCGACCGGACGATCTTCACCTTCTACACGGTGGCGTTCGCGCCGTGGCTGATGCTCTGCCTCGCCTACGTCATGACGCTGCTGATCGGCTCCGCCCGGGTGGACGTCGAGGGGCGGCTGGCCGGGGCGCTGTTCGTCGGGTCGCTGCTGGTGCTGATCGTGCTCGTCTCGGCGTTCTTCTGGCCGATCTGGAGCGGGCAGGTGCTCGACCTCGACCAGTGGCGCTACCGCATGTGGCTGCCGTCCTGGACCTGA
- a CDS encoding conserved hypothetical protein TIGR00096 (PFAM: Tetrapyrrole (Corrin/Porphyrin) Methylases~TIGRFAM: conserved hypothetical protein TIGR00096), with translation MLEPGVLALAATPIGNPLDASVRLMRALGEADLIAAEDTRRLARLVRELEVETTGTILSYHEHNEAERTPVLLEALAEGRRVLIVTDAGMPVVSDPGFRAVCAATDAGFRVTVLPGPSAVLTALAASGIAPDRFTFEGFPPRREGRRAGTLEPLAAEQRTMVFFESPRRTAATLAAMAEAFGPQRHAAVARELTKTYEEIRRGTLEELAAWAADGEVLGEVVLVVAGAEPVAASAEDLVEQVLARAAAGERLKQAAKEVARGHAGVGASALYDLALQRR, from the coding sequence ATGCTCGAACCCGGAGTCCTCGCCCTCGCCGCCACCCCGATCGGCAATCCGCTGGATGCCTCGGTGCGGCTGATGCGCGCGCTCGGCGAAGCGGACCTCATCGCCGCCGAGGACACCCGGCGCCTCGCCCGCCTGGTGCGGGAGCTCGAGGTCGAGACCACCGGGACGATCCTCTCCTACCACGAGCACAACGAGGCGGAGCGGACCCCCGTGCTGCTCGAGGCGCTCGCGGAGGGCCGACGGGTCCTGATCGTCACCGACGCCGGCATGCCGGTCGTCTCCGATCCCGGGTTCCGCGCGGTGTGCGCCGCGACCGACGCCGGGTTCCGCGTCACGGTGCTGCCCGGACCGTCCGCGGTGCTCACGGCCCTGGCCGCCTCCGGCATCGCCCCGGACCGCTTCACCTTCGAGGGCTTCCCGCCGCGGCGCGAGGGCCGACGGGCCGGGACGCTCGAGCCCCTCGCCGCGGAGCAGCGGACCATGGTGTTCTTCGAGTCGCCGCGCCGCACCGCCGCGACCCTCGCCGCGATGGCGGAGGCGTTCGGCCCGCAGCGGCACGCCGCGGTGGCGCGCGAGCTGACGAAGACCTACGAGGAGATCCGGCGCGGCACCCTCGAGGAGCTCGCCGCCTGGGCCGCCGACGGCGAGGTGCTCGGCGAGGTGGTCCTCGTCGTCGCGGGGGCGGAGCCGGTGGCGGCGAGCGCGGAGGACCTCGTCGAGCAGGTGCTGGCGCGTGCCGCGGCGGGCGAGCGGCTCAAGCAGGCGGCGAAGGAGGTCGCGCGCGGCCATGCCGGCGTCGGCGCGAGCGCGCTGTACGACCTCGCGCTGCAGCGGCGCTGA
- a CDS encoding LSU ribosomal protein L32P (PFAM: Ribosomal L32p protein family~TIGRFAM: ribosomal protein L32) — protein MAVPKFKMSRARTHSRRSQWKANNADLVQITVRGRTASVPRRLAKAYQRGLLQIED, from the coding sequence ATGGCAGTGCCCAAGTTCAAGATGTCCCGTGCGCGCACGCACTCCCGTCGTTCGCAGTGGAAGGCCAACAACGCCGACCTCGTGCAGATCACGGTCCGCGGCCGCACCGCCTCCGTGCCGCGCCGCCTCGCGAAGGCCTACCAGCGCGGCCTCCTCCAGATCGAGGACTGA
- a CDS encoding hydrolase, TatD family (PFAM: TatD related DNase~TIGRFAM: hydrolase, TatD family) has product MSYHTAGAAPPLSGVLHRRQERGEEHEEVTAPAPIAGVAQEARRPSYHGPMPSPHEIPSGPAAPPPVRDREDIDPRGKKRDRSWPPEPEPLPFPVIDNHCHLDFADGDEQLSVPDHVARAAAVGVDAQITIGSDLAAVRWTAALLADENCPPSLRGGVAVHPNEAALHARGHDHDGRALPGLDAAIAEVSELLRGPGMVVVGETGLDWFRTSRKDEQARNAQIESFRAHIALAKELDLPLQIHDRDAHRDVLEVLEADGAPERTVFHCFSGDAEFARTCVDRGWYLSFAGTVTFKNAAELRGALAEVGLGRVMVETDAPFLTPVPYRGRPNSSYLIPHTMETIAEVTGTDLEHACRTIRTTTQDVYSWPEVVAV; this is encoded by the coding sequence GTGAGCTATCACACCGCAGGGGCGGCGCCGCCCCTGTCGGGCGTCCTCCACCGGCGGCAGGAGCGCGGCGAGGAGCACGAAGAGGTCACGGCCCCCGCGCCGATCGCGGGCGTGGCCCAGGAGGCCCGTCGGCCCTCCTACCATGGTCCCATGCCGTCACCGCACGAGATCCCGTCCGGACCCGCCGCCCCGCCGCCGGTCCGCGACCGCGAGGACATCGATCCCCGGGGGAAGAAGCGCGACCGCTCCTGGCCCCCGGAGCCCGAGCCGCTGCCCTTCCCGGTGATCGACAACCACTGCCACCTCGACTTCGCCGACGGCGACGAGCAGCTGAGCGTGCCCGACCACGTCGCCCGGGCCGCAGCCGTCGGCGTCGACGCGCAGATCACCATCGGCTCGGACCTCGCGGCGGTGCGCTGGACCGCCGCGCTGCTGGCCGACGAGAACTGTCCGCCCAGCCTGCGCGGCGGCGTCGCCGTGCATCCCAACGAGGCGGCTCTCCATGCCCGCGGCCACGACCACGACGGCCGCGCGCTGCCCGGCCTCGACGCGGCGATCGCCGAGGTCTCCGAGCTGCTGCGCGGCCCCGGCATGGTCGTGGTGGGGGAGACGGGCCTGGACTGGTTCCGCACCTCCCGGAAGGACGAACAGGCCCGGAACGCCCAGATCGAGTCGTTCCGCGCCCACATCGCCCTGGCGAAGGAGCTGGACCTGCCGCTGCAGATCCACGACCGCGACGCCCACCGCGACGTGCTCGAGGTGCTCGAGGCCGATGGCGCGCCCGAGCGCACCGTCTTCCACTGCTTCTCCGGCGACGCCGAGTTCGCACGGACCTGCGTGGACCGCGGCTGGTATCTCTCCTTCGCCGGCACCGTCACCTTCAAGAACGCCGCGGAGCTGCGCGGAGCGCTCGCCGAGGTGGGTCTGGGCCGGGTCATGGTCGAGACCGACGCCCCGTTCCTCACCCCGGTGCCCTACCGCGGCCGCCCGAACTCGTCCTACCTCATCCCGCACACGATGGAGACCATCGCCGAGGTGACCGGCACCGACCTCGAGCACGCCTGCCGCACGATCCGCACCACCACGCAGGACGTGTACAGCTGGCCCGAGGTCGTGGCCGTATGA
- a CDS encoding dimethyladenosine transferase (PFAM: Ribosomal RNA adenine dimethylase~TIGRFAM: dimethyladenosine transferase), translating to MTGPEASGAGMLLTARDIRELAEAAGIRPSKQRGQNFVMDPNTVRTIVGRAGVEPGQAVLEVGPGLGSLTLGLLEAGGEVVAVELDRGLAELLPLTLRARGVQEDRFRLVHADALQVTELPALPGAGAPASLVANLPYNVATPILLTILERFDSIRSALVMVQSEVVDRLTAGPGSRTYGGPSVKAAWYGRAVHAGRISRQIFWPVPNVDSALVELVRHEEPLGTAAERETVFAVVDAAFAQRRKTLRAALAGWAGSAARSEQILRGAGIDPGARGETLGIEEFRAIARAEREIA from the coding sequence ATGACGGGTCCCGAGGCCTCCGGCGCCGGCATGCTGCTGACGGCCCGCGACATCCGCGAGCTCGCCGAGGCCGCCGGCATCCGGCCCTCGAAGCAGCGCGGGCAGAACTTCGTCATGGATCCGAACACGGTGCGCACCATCGTCGGCCGTGCCGGCGTCGAGCCCGGCCAAGCCGTGCTCGAGGTGGGCCCCGGGCTGGGGTCCCTGACTCTCGGGCTGCTCGAGGCGGGAGGCGAGGTGGTCGCCGTCGAGCTCGATCGCGGGCTCGCCGAGCTGCTCCCGCTCACCCTGCGCGCCCGCGGGGTCCAGGAGGACCGCTTCCGTCTCGTGCACGCCGACGCCCTCCAGGTCACCGAGCTGCCGGCGCTGCCGGGCGCCGGTGCGCCGGCCTCGCTGGTCGCGAACCTCCCGTACAACGTCGCGACCCCCATCCTGCTGACGATCCTCGAACGCTTCGACTCCATCCGCTCGGCCCTGGTGATGGTGCAGTCCGAGGTGGTGGACCGGCTCACCGCCGGCCCCGGCTCCCGCACCTACGGCGGCCCGAGCGTGAAGGCCGCCTGGTACGGCAGGGCGGTGCACGCCGGGCGGATCTCCCGGCAGATCTTCTGGCCGGTCCCCAACGTCGACTCCGCCCTGGTCGAGCTGGTGCGGCACGAGGAGCCCCTCGGCACCGCCGCGGAGCGGGAGACCGTCTTCGCGGTGGTCGACGCGGCCTTCGCCCAGCGCCGCAAGACGCTGCGCGCGGCGCTCGCCGGCTGGGCCGGCTCGGCGGCCCGCTCCGAGCAGATCCTCCGCGGCGCCGGCATCGATCCGGGCGCGCGCGGCGAGACCCTGGGCATCGAGGAGTTCCGGGCGATAGCCCGGGCGGAGAGGGAGATCGCCTGA
- a CDS encoding 4-diphosphocytidyl-2C-methyl-D-erythritol kinase (PFAM: GHMP kinases C terminal; GHMP kinases N terminal domain~TIGRFAM: 4-diphosphocytidyl-2C-methyl-D-erythritol kinase), which translates to MAQALQRVVVRAPGKINLSLGVGPVDDRGYHALATVFQAVDLYETITATRAEALTLEMTSEVAGEVPLDASNLALRAAELLREECALGEGAALHIHKQVPIAGGMGGGSADAAAVLVALDRLWGLDLGAERLRHLGARLGADVPFAMLGHTALGRGNGGDLTTVLTHGEWTWLLAVPGGHLSTPAVFRRFDEIVAQTGRVPSSHPGVDERQLQALSSGNIALLADTLHNDLQAAAFALHPGLEPVVEEAERLGAPAALVSGSGPTVAVLVEDEAQARSLAAGLRHASLVETCLVARGSAPGASVLEEE; encoded by the coding sequence ATGGCACAGGCGCTGCAGCGGGTGGTGGTGCGCGCCCCCGGGAAGATCAACCTCTCGCTCGGGGTGGGGCCGGTCGATGACCGCGGCTATCACGCCCTGGCGACGGTGTTCCAGGCCGTGGATCTCTACGAGACGATCACCGCCACCCGGGCGGAGGCGCTGACCCTGGAGATGACCTCCGAGGTGGCGGGGGAGGTTCCGCTGGATGCCAGCAACCTCGCCCTGCGGGCGGCGGAGCTCCTGCGCGAGGAGTGCGCGCTCGGCGAGGGTGCTGCCCTGCACATCCACAAACAGGTCCCGATCGCCGGCGGGATGGGCGGAGGGTCGGCCGATGCCGCCGCCGTCCTGGTGGCGCTGGACCGCCTGTGGGGGCTCGACCTGGGTGCGGAGCGGCTGCGGCACCTCGGCGCGCGCCTCGGGGCCGACGTCCCCTTCGCCATGCTCGGCCACACGGCGCTGGGCCGCGGCAACGGCGGGGACCTCACCACGGTGCTCACCCACGGGGAGTGGACCTGGCTGCTGGCCGTCCCCGGCGGGCATCTCTCCACCCCCGCGGTGTTCCGACGCTTCGACGAGATCGTCGCGCAGACGGGGCGGGTGCCCTCCTCCCACCCCGGCGTGGACGAGCGGCAGCTCCAGGCCCTCAGCAGCGGCAACATCGCCCTGCTCGCCGACACTCTGCACAACGATCTCCAGGCGGCCGCGTTCGCCCTGCACCCCGGGCTGGAGCCGGTGGTCGAGGAGGCCGAGCGGCTCGGGGCGCCGGCGGCCCTGGTGAGCGGCTCCGGGCCGACGGTCGCGGTGCTCGTCGAGGACGAGGCGCAGGCACGATCCCTCGCCGCCGGGCTGAGGCACGCCTCGCTGGTCGAGACCTGCCTCGTGGCACGCGGCTCCGCGCCGGGAGCGAGCGTGCTCGAGGAGGAATGA
- a CDS encoding ATPase component of ABC transporters with duplicated ATPase domain (PFAM: ABC transporter), which translates to MAHLLGTQSLHVALPDRVLLDDITVGIDEGDRIGVVGRNGDGKSTLLRLLARTQEPDDGRVTVRGGVRVGVLSQQDEATADTTVRHRVVGDRPEFEWASDPRIRDVLAGLLGGIDLEAPLTGLSGGQLRRVHLAELLVGEWDVLLLDEPTNHLDVEGIAWLAEHLRRRWNPKDGGLVVITHDRWFLDAVCTRMWEVHDGLVEPFEGGYAAYVLQRVERDRQAAAIESKRQNLMRKELAWLRRGAPARTSKPKFRIDAANELIAGEPPVRDSVALTQLATSRLGRDVIDVLDVDAGYGDGTVLHDVTLHVGPADRIGVLGPNGAGKSTLLGLITGDVPPQAGRVKKGKTVTVRQVTQRLEGLQEHLDSRVSDVVGRYRTTFRAGKDEVTPGQLLERLGFTAAHLKVKVGALSGGQQRRLDLLLTLLDEPNVLVLDEPTNDMDTDMLAAMEDLLDTWPGPLLVVSHDRYLLERVTDIQYAVLDGTVQHVPGGVEQYLQLRAASEAAGGARAGGGARATGGGSAPGAAATAAPARGAAPSSGGAGSSSGGGTSAAVAPALSGAEAHAAQKELGAVERRMQKLERQTATLHSTLAEHDQSDYVGLAEITAQLREVETEIEGLEERWLELSELLG; encoded by the coding sequence ATGGCTCATCTGCTCGGCACCCAGTCCCTGCACGTCGCACTGCCCGACCGCGTGCTGCTGGACGACATCACGGTCGGCATCGACGAGGGCGACCGCATCGGTGTGGTCGGCCGCAACGGCGACGGCAAGTCGACGCTGCTGCGCCTGCTCGCCCGCACGCAGGAGCCCGACGACGGCCGCGTGACCGTGCGCGGCGGTGTGCGGGTGGGGGTGCTCAGCCAGCAGGACGAGGCCACGGCGGACACCACCGTCCGTCACCGCGTGGTCGGCGACCGGCCGGAGTTCGAGTGGGCCTCGGACCCGCGGATCCGGGACGTGCTGGCGGGGCTGCTCGGCGGCATCGATCTCGAGGCGCCGCTCACGGGCCTCTCGGGCGGGCAGCTGCGTCGCGTGCACCTGGCAGAGCTGCTGGTGGGCGAGTGGGACGTGCTGCTGCTCGACGAGCCGACGAACCACCTGGACGTCGAGGGCATCGCCTGGCTGGCCGAGCATCTCCGCCGACGCTGGAACCCGAAGGACGGCGGCCTCGTGGTGATCACTCACGACCGCTGGTTCCTCGACGCGGTCTGCACCCGGATGTGGGAGGTGCATGACGGGCTCGTCGAACCGTTCGAGGGCGGCTACGCGGCCTATGTGCTGCAGCGGGTGGAGCGAGATCGCCAGGCGGCGGCGATCGAGTCGAAGCGGCAGAACCTCATGCGCAAGGAGCTGGCGTGGCTGCGTCGCGGTGCGCCGGCCCGCACCTCGAAGCCGAAGTTCCGCATCGACGCCGCGAACGAGCTGATCGCCGGGGAGCCGCCGGTGCGGGACTCGGTCGCGCTGACGCAGCTGGCGACCTCCCGGCTGGGCCGCGATGTCATCGATGTGCTCGACGTGGATGCCGGGTACGGGGACGGCACCGTGCTGCACGACGTCACCCTGCATGTCGGGCCGGCGGATCGCATCGGGGTGCTGGGCCCCAATGGCGCCGGCAAGTCGACGCTGCTGGGCCTGATCACCGGGGACGTCCCGCCGCAGGCCGGCCGGGTGAAGAAGGGCAAGACGGTGACGGTGCGGCAGGTGACGCAGCGCCTGGAGGGCCTGCAGGAGCATCTGGACTCGCGGGTCAGCGATGTGGTGGGCCGGTACCGCACCACGTTCCGGGCAGGGAAGGACGAGGTCACGCCCGGGCAGCTGCTCGAGCGGCTCGGGTTCACCGCTGCGCATCTGAAGGTGAAGGTGGGGGCGCTCTCGGGTGGCCAGCAGCGCCGGCTGGATCTGTTGCTGACGCTGCTCGACGAGCCCAATGTGCTGGTGCTCGACGAGCCGACCAACGACATGGACACGGACATGCTCGCGGCCATGGAGGATCTGCTGGACACCTGGCCCGGGCCCCTGCTCGTGGTCTCGCACGACCGCTACCTGCTCGAGCGGGTCACCGACATCCAGTACGCGGTGCTCGACGGGACGGTGCAGCATGTGCCGGGCGGGGTGGAGCAGTATCTGCAGCTGCGGGCCGCGAGCGAGGCGGCCGGCGGTGCGCGTGCCGGGGGCGGTGCTCGCGCAACGGGTGGTGGGTCCGCGCCGGGGGCCGCCGCCACGGCGGCCCCGGCCCGCGGGGCCGCGCCGTCCTCCGGTGGTGCGGGTTCCTCGTCGGGTGGCGGGACCTCTGCTGCTGTGGCCCCGGCGCTCTCGGGGGCTGAAGCGCACGCGGCACAGAAGGAGCTGGGCGCGGTGGAGCGCAGGATGCAGAAGCTGGAGCGGCAGACCGCGACGCTGCATTCGACGCTCGCCGAGCACGACCAGTCCGATTACGTGGGCCTCGCGGAGATCACCGCGCAGCTGCGGGAGGTCGAGACGGAGATCGAGGGTCTCGAGGAGCGCTGGTTGGAGCTGTCCGAACTGCTGGGGTGA
- a CDS encoding transcriptional regulator, MarR family (PFAM: MarR family) translates to MPTTPDAATSRNDEVDRIVEGWRRARTDLDVAPLAVFSRISRLSRYLEVARRGAFADAGLEGWEFDMLSALRRSGDDALSPGALMHETLVTSGTMTTRIDKLVARGLVSKNRSPHDGRAVEVRLRPDGVARVDAAMERLLEAEQELLEPLASEGRLVLADTLRSLLLTFEADDPPER, encoded by the coding sequence ATGCCCACCACGCCTGACGCCGCCACCTCGCGCAATGACGAGGTCGACCGCATCGTCGAGGGCTGGCGCCGCGCGCGCACCGATCTGGACGTCGCGCCGCTGGCGGTGTTCTCCCGCATCTCGCGGCTGTCGAGGTATCTCGAGGTCGCCCGTCGCGGCGCCTTCGCCGACGCCGGACTCGAGGGCTGGGAGTTCGACATGCTCTCCGCGCTGCGCCGCAGCGGGGACGATGCGCTCTCCCCCGGCGCGCTCATGCACGAGACGCTCGTGACCAGCGGCACCATGACCACGCGGATCGACAAGCTCGTGGCCCGCGGCCTGGTGAGCAAGAACCGCAGCCCGCACGACGGACGCGCCGTGGAGGTGAGGCTGCGGCCCGATGGCGTGGCCCGCGTCGATGCGGCCATGGAGAGGCTGCTCGAGGCGGAGCAGGAGCTGCTCGAGCCCCTCGCCTCCGAGGGTCGCCTGGTCCTCGCCGACACGCTGCGCTCCCTGCTTCTGACCTTCGAGGCGGACGACCCTCCCGAACGCTGA
- a CDS encoding transcriptional regulator, TetR family (PFAM: Bacterial regulatory proteins, tetR family) produces the protein MAQKEAPRSRSTRMSGKERREQLLAVGRRVFAAKGFDMTTVEEIAARAKVSKPVVYEHFGGKEGLYAVVVDREVSTLLAALERSLADQRAHPRVLMERAALAFLSYIDENEDGFRILVRDSPVSHSLGTFSSLLTDVAQRVEEILATQLTLHRYPPKDAALYAQMLVGMVAYTGQWWLETRMPSKEIVAARMVNLSWFGLSALQKTPSLRETSND, from the coding sequence ATGGCCCAGAAGGAAGCCCCTCGCAGTCGGTCCACCCGCATGTCCGGCAAGGAGCGGCGCGAGCAGCTGCTCGCCGTGGGGCGGCGGGTGTTCGCCGCCAAGGGCTTCGACATGACCACCGTCGAGGAGATCGCAGCCCGCGCGAAGGTCTCCAAGCCCGTCGTGTACGAGCACTTCGGCGGCAAGGAGGGCCTGTATGCCGTGGTGGTGGACCGCGAGGTCTCCACCCTGCTGGCGGCTCTGGAGCGCTCCCTCGCAGATCAGCGCGCCCATCCGCGCGTGCTCATGGAGCGCGCGGCGCTGGCCTTCCTCTCCTACATCGACGAGAACGAGGACGGGTTCCGGATCCTGGTGCGCGACTCCCCCGTCAGCCATTCGCTCGGCACCTTCTCCTCCCTGCTCACCGATGTGGCGCAGCGCGTCGAGGAGATCCTCGCCACGCAGCTCACGCTGCACCGCTATCCGCCGAAGGACGCCGCGCTGTACGCCCAGATGCTGGTGGGGATGGTGGCGTACACGGGTCAGTGGTGGCTGGAGACCCGCATGCCGTCGAAGGAGATCGTCGCGGCCCGGATGGTGAACCTCTCTTGGTTCGGTCTCAGCGCGCTGCAGAAGACGCCCTCCCTGCGTGAGACCAGCAACGACTGA